A region from the Aegilops tauschii subsp. strangulata cultivar AL8/78 chromosome 5, Aet v6.0, whole genome shotgun sequence genome encodes:
- the LOC109754702 gene encoding uncharacterized protein codes for MAAAAARAGGRPWRVIPRPVMETVLHNHALHPRVPQPLLLHGPRGVGKSTLLLNRLLPQWSEPPHYAAVVDFLHPSPSSPAHAPWSLLSDTPPSLPSLRLRLESALEELTRAAVLRGAVGSNDVLAALSRSHGLHTMLSRLAGPASRRGQGTNSVPVLWARAVLAATSSARGDDPTFRIGEGEATNCSMEERAYMQEAMAALRVAKEVLGMQEGWRKEAVREMNRTGRFSRPLANSATDWPCLLLDVLSGAAEEDFFQPKLVLNNVDALRKATCEDDTMVPAAVYHDSFIWRVIALGANEQCLPVIMSTSDGYYSSQAFVDFGFPNIFISRETFGWTPQEAKLHMVSEFFSEQEWKVVDELLGPNPRQLCEIYMLKQKANGPEVLHDTNIEEIIDTYLAHLQVSVVNPAMQTALSMVQKFASDVREGKVPENRLSFGAPWRHPPRADNPDMCYKWAKIQLMDFVQSYVNTEFGLNYLADDSLEILDDPAAVAMMEVGLLYQQRDPSFVRPITRGIQRCLARWLVQQRLELTLQESISFSWQRVIRGRSYRHLMKEVGYK; via the exons atggctgccgccgccgccagggcAGGCGGCCGCCCGTGGCGCGTGATCCCGCGGCCGGTCATGGAGACTGTCCTCCACAACCACGCCCTCCACCCGCGCGTGCCGCAGCCGCTGCTCCTCCACGGGCCCCGCGGCGTCGGCAAGTCCACGCTCCTCCTCAACCGCCTCCTCCCTCAGTGGTCCGAGCCCCCGCACTACGCCGCCGTCGTCGACTTCCTCCACCCCTCTCCCAGTTCCCCCGCTCATGCGCCCTGGTCTCTCCTCTCAGACACGCCCCCCTCCCTGCCCTCCCTCCGCCTCCGGCTCGAGTCCGCGCTGGAGGAACTCACCCGCGCCGCAGTACTCCGAGGTGCCGTCGGTTCCAACGACGTGCTCGCCGCGCTCTCGCGGTCCCACGGCCTCCACACCATGCTCTCTCGCCTCGCGGGCCCTGCCTCCCGCCGCGGCCAGGGCACTAACTCGGTTCCGGTGCTCTGGGCAAGGGCTGTCCTAGCTGCAACCTCCTCGGCCCGTGGTGACGACCCCACCTTCCGCATTGGCGAGGGGGAGGCAACGAACTGCTCCATGGAGGAGAGGGCGTACATGCAGGAGGCCATGGCGGCGCTGCGTGTGGCCAAGGAAGTTCTCGGGATGCAGGAGGGGTGGAGGAAGGAGGCGGTGCGGGAGATGAATAGGACAGGCCGGTTCTCCCGTCCACTGGCCAATTCAGCCACAGACTGGCCATGCCTCCTGCTAGATGTGTTGTCAGGCGCAGCCGAGGAGGATTTTTTCCAG CCAAAGTTGGTGCTGAACAACGTTGATGCCCTGAGGAAGGCGACATGCGAGGACGATACAATGGTACCCGCAGCAGTGTACCATGACAGCTTCATTTGGAGGGTGATAGCACTTGGTGCTAATGAACAGTGCTTACCGGTCATTATGTCCACCTCAGATGG ATATTATTCTTCCCAAGCATTCGTCGATTTTGGTTTTCCTAACATCTTCATTTCTCGTGAG ACGTTTGGTTGGACACCACAAGAAGCTAAGCTGCATATGGTTTCTGAGTTCTTCAGTGAACAGGAG TGGAAAGTCGTTGATGAGCTTCTTGGACCAAACCCACGACAATTATGTGAGATATATATGCTAAAGCAAAAGGCGAATGGCCCAGA ggttttgCATGACACAAACATTGAGGAAATTATTGACACATACCTGGCACACTTGCAA GTATCTGTTGTGAATCCCGCAATGCAAACAGCATTAAGTATGGTGCAGAAGTTTGCTTCTGATGTACGCGAGGGTAAAGTACCAGAGAACAGATTGTCTTTTGGCGCACCTTGGAGACATCCACCTCGGGCTGACAATCCTGACATGTGCTATAAGTGGGCAAAGATTCAACTGATGGATTTTGTCCAGTCTTATGTAAACACAGAATTTGGG TTGAATTACCTAGCAGATGATAGCCTGGAAATATTGGATGATCCTGCAGCAGTCGCCATGATGGAG GTTGGCTTACTTTATCAACAGAGAGATCCATCCTTTGTGCGACCAATCACACGTGGGATTCAGCGTTGTCTTGCTAGATG GCTTGTTCAGCAGAGACTAGAGTTGACCCTTCAAGAATCAATATCATTCTCATGGCAACGTGTAATTCGTGGGCGAAGCTATCGACACTTGATGAAGGAAGTCGGCTACAAGTAA